The Deinococcus puniceus genome segment AGCCGAGCGCCCCGACCCCACCGCCGACCTGACGCCCGAACAGGCCGCCATCTATGCTCGCCTGCGCGACTGGCGCAACGCCGAAGCCAAGCGCCAAGACATGAGCCGCTTTATTATTGCCAGCAACGCCACCATCGCCGAAATCGCCCGCCGTGTGCCCTACACCGCCGCCGACCTGAAAGCCGTGCGCGGCATGGGGCCAGAGCGGCTCCGCAAGTACGGAGAGAAGATTCTGGAAGTGGTTCGGGGGTAAACCGCTCGGTGGAATAGGGAGAGGACAGGGCGACCTTTGGAGTCCCGCCCTCTCCCCCACCGCTCCTCTACACTTTCCCCATGACCACCGTCCGAATCGCCGCTGCCGCCTACCCCATCGACTTTTTGCCCGATTGGGCGGCTTACGAGGCCAAGATTTCGGCGTGGGTGGCGGACGCTGCGGGGCAAGGGGCAAGCGTGCTGGTGTTTCCGGAATACGCGGCGCTGGAATTGGTGGCGCTGCTGCCCCCCGACCTTCACCACGACGTGATTGGGATGCGGCCCGCGCTGCAAGCCCTGTTGCCCCAGTTTTTGGCCCTGCATTCCGGGTTGGCGCGGCAACACGGCGTCGGTCTGGTGGCGGGCAGCCTGCCTGTAGCGTACGGGCAAGGCTTCGTCAACCGGGCCTACGTGTTTGGGCCAGATGGAACCCACAGCCACCAAGACAAGTTGATGATGACCCGCTTCGAGGCCGAGGAGTGGCACATTTCGCCGGGGTCAGGGCTGCGCGTGTTCGAGCTGGGCGGCGTGCGCTACGGCATCGTCATCTGC includes the following:
- a CDS encoding carbon-nitrogen hydrolase family protein, giving the protein MTTVRIAAAAYPIDFLPDWAAYEAKISAWVADAAGQGASVLVFPEYAALELVALLPPDLHHDVIGMRPALQALLPQFLALHSGLARQHGVGLVAGSLPVAYGQGFVNRAYVFGPDGTHSHQDKLMMTRFEAEEWHISPGSGLRVFELGGVRYGIVICYDSEFPQMSRQLAEAGAEVLLVPSFTGARRGYTRVRVGSMARALENQVYAVHAPLIADAHWTYAVEEAVGMARIYTPSDDGLPEDGVLAQGGWNEPGWLVADLDLSLTRHVRADGHVLNWRDRVAAAEHVTPAEVVNLDGVRA